The Opitutales bacterium ASA1 genome window below encodes:
- a CDS encoding metal ABC transporter substrate-binding protein: MLTLACLGVASLVAPSLQASSRPRIVTTNTILADIAAHVAGPSFEVHCLVPVGADLHGFEPRPADVARLTGAVLVVANGAGFEPWLEKMLASSGYDGARVTATTGVQLLHASGEPCAHGHTHEHSHGHGHDPIDPHAWQDPVNGIRYALNIRDALVPLAPERQAEIENRTRLYIAQLEMTHAWMRRIFAAIPEEQRRIVTSHDAFAYLGRACGLEILPMRGLDSRQEPDARHVADLVEQLRAGKVRAIFVEAVSNPKMLEQLARDTGVALGGELFSDSLGPAGSGADTYLGLLRENALAIATAVSGR, from the coding sequence ATGCTCACGCTTGCTTGCCTCGGCGTGGCATCCCTCGTTGCGCCATCGCTCCAAGCGAGTTCCAGGCCACGCATCGTCACGACCAACACCATCCTCGCCGACATCGCGGCCCACGTCGCAGGACCGAGCTTCGAGGTTCATTGTCTCGTTCCCGTCGGTGCCGACCTACACGGATTCGAGCCTCGTCCGGCGGATGTCGCCCGGCTGACTGGAGCGGTGCTCGTGGTGGCCAACGGCGCCGGATTCGAACCATGGCTGGAGAAGATGCTCGCGTCTTCCGGCTACGACGGAGCCCGCGTCACGGCGACTACCGGAGTGCAGTTGCTCCACGCCAGCGGCGAACCGTGCGCACACGGGCACACGCACGAGCACAGTCACGGGCACGGTCACGATCCAATCGACCCGCACGCCTGGCAGGATCCGGTGAACGGCATCCGCTACGCGCTCAACATCCGCGACGCCCTCGTACCGCTCGCCCCGGAACGGCAGGCCGAGATCGAAAACCGCACTCGACTCTACATCGCGCAACTGGAGATGACGCACGCTTGGATGCGTCGGATCTTCGCTGCGATCCCCGAGGAACAGCGTCGAATCGTGACCTCTCACGACGCCTTCGCCTACCTCGGGCGCGCGTGCGGACTGGAGATCCTTCCGATGCGCGGACTGGATTCTCGCCAAGAGCCGGACGCGCGTCACGTCGCCGACTTGGTGGAGCAACTCCGCGCCGGAAAAGTGCGTGCCATCTTCGTCGAAGCGGTCAGCAATCCCAAGATGCTCGAGCAACTCGCCCGCGACACCGGCGTCGCCCTCGGTGGTGAACTGTTCTCCGACAGCCTCGGACCAGCCGGTTCGGGCGCGGAC
- the raiA gene encoding ribosome-associated translation inhibitor RaiA — MPNKNHHVQNGHEIILTGIHMELTEALKNIAHEKLQRLFRHEDRIVRVRVELEYDKTRGHENQFIAKGHVQIYGPDMICSVASEDCLKSLDLLVDKLDRMIRRRARLQKVKRHHPHPVEIPAAIPKV; from the coding sequence ATGCCCAACAAGAACCACCACGTACAGAACGGTCACGAAATCATCCTCACCGGCATCCACATGGAGCTCACCGAAGCTCTCAAGAACATCGCTCACGAGAAACTCCAGCGATTGTTCCGCCACGAGGATCGGATCGTGCGAGTTCGCGTGGAACTGGAATACGACAAGACCCGCGGCCACGAGAACCAGTTCATCGCCAAGGGCCACGTGCAGATCTATGGACCGGACATGATATGCTCCGTCGCTTCCGAAGACTGCCTCAAGTCCCTCGACCTGCTCGTCGACAAGCTCGACCGCATGATCCGTCGTCGTGCGCGGCTGCAGAAGGTGAAGCGGCATCACCCGCACCCGGTCGAGATCCCGGCGGCGATTCCGAAGGTTTGA
- a CDS encoding RluA family pseudouridine synthase, with amino-acid sequence MPATADGYVITPEELASWILRDDERLLLLNKPPLVVCHPSKHGPWSSLVGASREFTGLERVHLVFRLDRETSGVLVLAKERALASRLQTAVERRRVDKSYLAIVEGDLEGVREVDVPIGPDLGSVVVAKRRAAPAPEAVPALTRFRALAHGGGYTVVEAEPVTGRTHQIRAHAEWLGHRVVGDKIYGPSPTCFLEFLEEGWTESLARRLPLNRQALHCRRVAFDLGDERMVFAAPPTEDLVAFARERMGVDLAALSAGLDALPDGQEKL; translated from the coding sequence ATGCCTGCGACGGCCGACGGCTACGTGATCACGCCCGAGGAGCTCGCGTCGTGGATACTACGCGACGACGAGCGGTTGCTGCTGCTGAACAAGCCGCCTCTGGTGGTCTGCCATCCGTCGAAGCACGGACCGTGGTCGAGTCTCGTTGGGGCCTCCCGCGAGTTCACCGGACTCGAGCGTGTTCATCTCGTGTTTCGCCTCGATCGAGAGACGAGCGGCGTGCTCGTGCTCGCCAAGGAGCGTGCGCTCGCCAGTCGTCTGCAAACCGCCGTGGAGCGCCGTCGCGTCGACAAGAGCTACCTCGCGATCGTCGAAGGCGATCTCGAAGGCGTGCGCGAAGTCGATGTGCCCATCGGTCCGGATCTGGGCAGCGTGGTGGTGGCGAAACGTCGGGCTGCGCCTGCGCCCGAGGCGGTCCCGGCGCTCACGCGTTTCCGTGCACTTGCGCACGGCGGCGGATACACCGTCGTCGAAGCCGAGCCCGTGACTGGACGCACGCACCAGATTCGCGCGCACGCCGAGTGGCTCGGCCATCGTGTCGTCGGCGACAAGATCTACGGCCCGTCGCCGACGTGTTTTCTGGAGTTTCTCGAGGAAGGTTGGACCGAATCGTTGGCGCGACGGTTGCCGCTGAACCGCCAAGCGTTGCACTGTCGCCGCGTCGCGTTCGATCTGGGCGACGAGCGCATGGTCTTCGCCGCGCCGCCGACGGAGGACTTGGTCGCGTTCGCACGAGAACGCATGGGCGTGGATCTCGCGGCGCTGTCGGCGGGGTTGGATGCCTTGCCGGACGGGCAGGAGAAACTTTGA
- the gltX gene encoding glutamate--tRNA ligase, whose translation MASVRVRFAPSPTGFFHIGSARTALFNWLYARHTGGTFVLRIEDTDKERNSEQFLNVIYDSLEWLGLNWDEGPKVGGEFGPYRQSERSHVYREYLEKLLASGRAYEKDGAIWFRLLGERYETYDDHRKKTVEKVRNAPAVIEDRIRGRVERTEDEDFVIFRSDGNPVFHFVNVVDDITMRITHVVRGEDHLSNTSKHVELFKAFGAPLPEFAHIPLILKQHGPGKMSKRDQGALIEEYQRRGYLPEALVNFLCLLGWNPKDDREKMPIEEVIARFDLPGVNQSNARFDDKKLAHMNMTYLLELPADRFVEKARVFFEQQNVFANGRPDDAYFREVVLLAQPKIKGIEELPAYTAWFFDDAFPIDEKVAAKLAAKGDPKARVREVADALATVDFADETATQAAIQTLADAHGRGFGDYQAPVRLALSGTNVGPSLTGILRVLGRERSLARMRRFASGG comes from the coding sequence ATGGCTTCCGTCCGCGTCCGTTTCGCTCCCAGTCCCACTGGATTCTTCCACATCGGTAGCGCCCGCACGGCGTTGTTCAACTGGCTCTACGCGCGGCACACCGGCGGCACCTTCGTGCTGCGCATCGAGGACACCGACAAGGAGCGCAACAGCGAGCAGTTCCTGAACGTGATCTACGACAGTCTCGAGTGGCTCGGCCTGAACTGGGACGAAGGGCCGAAGGTCGGTGGCGAGTTCGGTCCCTATCGTCAGAGCGAGCGCTCGCATGTCTACCGCGAGTATCTGGAGAAACTCCTCGCCTCCGGTCGCGCCTACGAGAAGGACGGTGCGATCTGGTTTCGGTTGCTGGGCGAGCGTTACGAGACGTACGACGATCACCGCAAGAAGACGGTGGAGAAGGTGCGCAACGCTCCCGCCGTAATCGAAGATCGGATACGGGGCCGGGTCGAGCGCACCGAGGACGAGGACTTCGTGATCTTCCGCTCGGACGGCAACCCCGTGTTTCACTTCGTCAACGTCGTCGACGACATCACCATGCGGATCACGCACGTCGTCCGCGGCGAAGACCACCTCTCCAACACGAGCAAGCACGTGGAACTCTTCAAGGCGTTCGGCGCACCGCTGCCCGAGTTCGCACACATCCCGCTCATCCTCAAGCAGCACGGCCCGGGCAAGATGTCCAAGCGCGATCAAGGTGCGTTGATCGAAGAGTATCAGCGCCGTGGATACCTGCCGGAGGCGTTGGTCAACTTTCTCTGCCTGCTCGGCTGGAACCCCAAGGACGACCGCGAGAAGATGCCGATCGAGGAGGTGATCGCGCGCTTCGATCTGCCGGGCGTGAACCAGAGCAACGCGCGCTTCGACGACAAGAAGCTCGCGCACATGAACATGACCTACCTGCTCGAGCTCCCGGCCGATCGCTTCGTGGAGAAGGCGCGGGTCTTTTTCGAGCAGCAGAACGTGTTCGCGAACGGTCGGCCGGACGACGCCTACTTCCGCGAGGTGGTGCTGCTCGCGCAACCGAAGATCAAGGGCATCGAGGAACTGCCGGCGTACACGGCGTGGTTCTTCGACGACGCCTTTCCGATCGACGAAAAGGTCGCAGCCAAACTCGCCGCCAAAGGCGATCCGAAGGCGCGCGTGCGCGAGGTGGCGGATGCGCTCGCCACGGTCGACTTCGCCGACGAGACCGCCACCCAGGCCGCGATCCAAACGCTCGCGGATGCACACGGGCGCGGCTTCGGCGATTACCAGGCACCGGTGCGACTCGCGCTCTCGGGCACGAACGTGGGACCGAGTCTGACGGGGATTCTGCGCGTGCTCGGACGCGAGCGTTCGCTCGCGCGGATGCGGCGGTTCGCGAGCGGGGGCTGA
- a CDS encoding sugar porter family MFS transporter translates to MKSRLFLWSATSALAGFLFGFDTVVISGAEQKIQALWGLTSGMHGVAMAAALYGTVLGSLIGGWPTDRFGRRATLLSIGILYFVSAIWSAMAGGVWELILARFIGGLGVGVSTVAAPLYIAEISPAAYRGRLAGMFQFNIVFGILVAFLSNWLLGGIGDDAWRWMLGVEAIPALIYTAGCFLIPESPRWLIGRKGDRAAGVRVLGLMHPESSPADLSAKADEILAASTEKTSGSRFWTKRLRVPITLAFLVAFFNQLSGINAVLYFAPRIFELSGLGAQAALIQSVGIGITNLVFTFVGLWLIDRLGRRTLLTVGSFGYIASLGLTAWAFFTGNFVIVPVCIFAFIAAHAVGQGAVIWVFISEIFPNRQRAEGQALGSFTHWFFAAALTTFFPRMVEQFAPGFVFLFFCAMMVLQLVWVRFVMPETKGVPLEQMQRRLGLE, encoded by the coding sequence ATGAAGAGTCGCCTGTTTCTCTGGTCTGCAACCTCCGCGCTCGCGGGTTTCTTGTTTGGTTTCGACACGGTCGTCATCTCCGGCGCGGAGCAGAAGATCCAGGCGCTGTGGGGACTGACGTCCGGGATGCACGGCGTGGCGATGGCGGCCGCGCTCTACGGCACCGTGCTGGGGTCGTTGATCGGAGGTTGGCCGACCGATCGATTCGGGCGGCGAGCGACCTTGTTGAGCATCGGCATCCTCTACTTCGTTTCGGCGATCTGGTCGGCGATGGCGGGCGGGGTGTGGGAGTTGATCCTCGCGCGTTTCATCGGAGGGCTCGGTGTCGGTGTCTCGACCGTCGCGGCTCCACTCTACATCGCGGAGATCTCGCCGGCGGCCTACCGCGGTCGGTTGGCCGGCATGTTCCAGTTCAACATCGTCTTCGGTATCCTCGTCGCTTTTCTCTCGAACTGGTTGCTCGGAGGGATCGGCGATGACGCTTGGCGTTGGATGCTCGGCGTCGAGGCGATCCCGGCTTTGATCTACACGGCGGGTTGTTTCCTCATTCCCGAGAGCCCGCGTTGGTTGATCGGGCGCAAAGGCGATCGCGCGGCCGGTGTCCGCGTGCTGGGCTTGATGCATCCCGAATCGAGTCCCGCGGACCTGTCCGCCAAGGCCGACGAGATACTCGCCGCCTCGACGGAGAAGACCAGTGGCTCCCGCTTTTGGACGAAGCGGCTGCGCGTGCCGATCACGCTGGCGTTCCTCGTCGCGTTCTTCAACCAGCTCTCGGGCATCAACGCGGTGCTCTACTTCGCGCCGCGCATCTTCGAGCTGTCCGGACTCGGTGCGCAGGCTGCGCTCATTCAGTCGGTCGGCATCGGAATCACCAACCTCGTATTCACTTTCGTGGGACTGTGGCTGATCGATCGGCTCGGTCGGCGAACGCTGCTAACGGTCGGGTCGTTCGGCTACATCGCTTCGCTCGGCCTCACCGCGTGGGCCTTCTTTACGGGGAACTTCGTCATCGTGCCGGTCTGCATCTTCGCCTTCATCGCGGCGCACGCGGTCGGACAGGGCGCGGTGATCTGGGTCTTCATTTCGGAGATCTTTCCGAATCGCCAACGCGCCGAGGGGCAGGCGCTGGGGAGCTTCACGCATTGGTTCTTCGCGGCGGCACTCACGACGTTCTTTCCGCGCATGGTGGAGCAGTTCGCGCCGGGCTTCGTGTTTCTCTTCTTCTGCGCGATGATGGTTCTGCAGCTCGTGTGGGTGCGCTTCGTGATGCCCGAGACCAAAGGCGTGCCGCTGGAGCAGATGCAGAGGCGACTGGGCTTGGAGTAA